The following coding sequences lie in one Apium graveolens cultivar Ventura chromosome 1, ASM990537v1, whole genome shotgun sequence genomic window:
- the LOC141672478 gene encoding uncharacterized protein LOC141672478, producing MLQQPLHPKPHVPPVVPVFAFKQFQSIKPPEFEGTTDPTKVRAWLKEIEKAFALVKVEGDQKTDFSSYFLKREANYWWESKKVLEGDSIVTWDRFTELFLENYFPRYMKNQMKIKFLELKQGSMLVTGYEAKFIELARFVPEQVNTDEKRAKRFQQGLQPWIRSRVEVFKLTTYMSVVQKAMIIEGESEMSQKEKGQGSFQNRCNRRPGFKPGQIQILKG from the coding sequence atgttacaacAGCCACTTCATCCTAAGCCACATGTACCACCAGTTGTACCTGTTTTTGCCTTTAAACAGTTTCAGTCGATAAAGCCTCCAGAGTTTGAAGGTACAACGGATCCCACTAAAGTTAGGGCATGGTTGAAGGAGATAGAGAAAGCGTTCGCACTGGTTAAAGTGGAAGGAGACCAGAAGACAGATTTTTCTAGTTACTTCTTAAAGAgggaagctaattactggtgggagtccaagaAAGTGCTAGAAGGCGACAGCATCGTAACTTGGGATAGATTCACCGAGCTTTTTCTGGAAAATTATTTTCCCCGCTACATGAAGAACCAAATGAAAATCAAGTTCTTGGAATTAAAGCAAGGGAGTATGTTAGTGACTGGATATGAAGCCAAGTTTattgaattggctaggtttgttccagaacaggttaATACTGATGAGAAACGtgctaagagattccagcagggattgcagccatggattcgtagcagagtgGAAGTGTTTAAATTGACAACCTACATGTCCGTGGTTCAGAaagctatgattattgaaggagaaagtgaaaTGTCTCAAAAGGAAAAAGGACAGGGAAGTTTTCAGAACCGTTGCAACAGAAGGCCGGGTTTCAAGCCTGGACAAATACAAATTTTAAAAGGATAG